A single genomic interval of Spirosoma linguale DSM 74 harbors:
- a CDS encoding glycosyl transferase family 2 (PFAM: glycosyl transferase family 2~KEGG: cja:CJA_3568 hypothetical protein), which produces MNTQPLVSCVCVTRGKPDLLQRAIRCFWSQTYANKELIILYETNDDESALVVASLLQEPLIRSIAISHSPKLTLGELRNKSIQQCQGEYFCQWDDDDWYHPRRLEFQFNAIRQTGLHASALTHWLLFDARTDNVYCSHYRIWEGSIMCKTSVALTQIKYPPYYRGEDTRFITELYAQHGICHLPLPMLYVYTYTGLNTWDYDHFKRLFEKGHRLSDRASTLIKQMLQCSSENPRDVEFLTSDTFISELDQYIYQAVA; this is translated from the coding sequence ATGAACACACAACCGCTGGTTTCGTGCGTGTGTGTGACACGTGGAAAGCCTGATTTATTACAACGGGCTATCCGTTGTTTTTGGTCACAAACGTATGCAAACAAAGAGCTGATTATTCTGTACGAAACAAACGATGATGAATCAGCCCTTGTAGTGGCTTCGCTGTTACAGGAACCACTCATCCGCAGTATAGCCATTAGCCATAGTCCCAAACTAACGCTGGGCGAGTTACGAAATAAGTCGATCCAGCAGTGCCAAGGAGAGTATTTCTGCCAGTGGGATGACGATGACTGGTATCATCCCCGACGGCTCGAATTTCAGTTCAATGCTATTCGCCAGACGGGCTTACATGCCAGTGCCTTGACCCACTGGCTACTTTTCGATGCCCGTACAGACAACGTGTATTGCTCACACTATCGGATATGGGAAGGCAGCATTATGTGCAAAACCAGCGTTGCCCTTACTCAAATTAAGTATCCCCCCTACTACCGGGGCGAAGACACTCGATTTATTACCGAATTGTATGCGCAGCACGGCATATGCCACTTACCGCTGCCAATGCTCTACGTATACACCTATACGGGTCTTAACACCTGGGATTACGACCATTTCAAGCGCCTTTTCGAGAAAGGGCATCGCCTATCCGACCGGGCATCTACCCTAATTAAACAAATGCTACAGTGCTCATCCGAAAACCCGCGTGACGTGGAGTTTCTGACCAGTGATACTTTCATAAGCGAACTTGATCAGTATATATACCAAGCCGTAGCGTGA
- a CDS encoding ABC transporter related protein (PFAM: ABC transporter related; peptidase C39 bacteriocin processing; ABC transporter transmembrane region~SMART: AAA ATPase~KEGG: reu:Reut_A0929 bacteriocin-processing peptidase), with translation MASRYKYFRQLDFMDCGPTCLKMIAAHYGKDYSLDYLRANAYITRSGVSLLGISDAAERIGFKTLKAKLSYRQVTQEAPLPCILHWNQEHFVVLYDVRKTGWRWLPGRRGEPTERLLIGDPGHALVTVDRDTFMKCWAGTTDEKGIGLLLEPTPEFYQLKEETQQRTTGFRFLFEYLTPYRRYIIQVLLGMFIASIVSMVFPFLTQSLVDYGIHRHNLNFIHLILLSQLMLFVGNVAVDLIRNWILLHISTRVSVSIISNFLVKLMKLPISFFESKNIGDISQRIQDHHRIETFLTGATLNTLFSVVNLLIFSIVLGTYGGQLLAIFAVGSAISIAWVAIFLNRRKDLDYRRFQRMRENQNTIYELITGMQEIKLNNCEKARRWEWERIQAKLFKINIQSLVLEQYQEVGASFVTQLKNILISYVAATLVIDNQITLGVMLSISYIIGQMNGPLSQLMTFMRSIQDAKISLDRLGEIHNKPDEELDEERLLGRPFALSPGGPTLVPEGYFDDDRISAAYGHPNQNRGITLRNVSFRYGGPNSTLVLKTMNLHIPEGKVTAIVGTSGSGKTTLLKLLLKFYAPIDGEILVNNRSLTDLSARDWRQSCGTVMQDGYIFSDTIARNIAVDGQKINEARLWDSVRTANLHDYLRKIPLGFTTKIGNSGAGLSGGQRQRIFIARAVYKNPAYLFFDEATSALDANNERIIMENLDRFFEGRTVIVIAHRLSTVRNADQIVVLEQGEIREVGNHAQLTARRGAYYELVKNQLELAQE, from the coding sequence ATGGCCTCCCGCTACAAATACTTCCGTCAGCTCGACTTTATGGACTGCGGCCCCACTTGTCTCAAGATGATAGCCGCCCATTATGGTAAAGATTATTCTCTGGATTACCTGCGGGCTAATGCTTACATCACGCGCTCGGGGGTGAGCTTGCTGGGAATCAGCGATGCTGCGGAACGGATTGGCTTTAAAACGCTGAAGGCAAAGTTGTCCTACCGGCAAGTGACCCAGGAAGCACCACTACCCTGTATTCTGCACTGGAATCAGGAGCATTTCGTGGTGCTTTACGACGTGCGCAAAACGGGCTGGCGGTGGCTGCCGGGACGTAGGGGCGAACCCACCGAGCGGTTGCTTATTGGCGACCCCGGCCACGCGCTCGTTACGGTTGATCGGGACACATTCATGAAATGCTGGGCAGGCACCACCGACGAGAAAGGCATTGGTCTGCTGCTGGAGCCAACTCCGGAGTTTTACCAGCTCAAAGAAGAAACGCAGCAACGCACGACGGGCTTCCGTTTCCTGTTCGAGTACCTAACGCCCTACCGAAGGTATATTATCCAGGTGCTGCTGGGTATGTTCATTGCGAGCATCGTCAGCATGGTGTTTCCCTTTCTGACGCAGAGTTTGGTCGACTACGGCATTCATCGCCACAACCTGAATTTCATTCACCTTATCCTGCTGTCGCAGTTAATGCTCTTCGTCGGTAATGTGGCAGTGGATTTGATTCGCAACTGGATTCTACTACACATCAGCACCCGCGTTAGTGTTTCGATCATCTCAAATTTCCTGGTCAAGCTGATGAAACTGCCCATCAGCTTTTTTGAGTCAAAAAACATCGGCGACATTTCGCAACGCATACAGGATCATCACCGCATCGAAACTTTCCTGACCGGGGCCACGCTGAATACGCTGTTTTCGGTGGTTAACCTGCTTATTTTCTCCATCGTTCTGGGAACATACGGCGGTCAGCTACTTGCCATTTTTGCCGTTGGCAGTGCTATTTCTATCGCCTGGGTTGCCATTTTCCTTAACCGGCGCAAGGATCTCGATTACCGGCGGTTTCAACGCATGCGAGAAAATCAAAACACGATCTACGAACTCATCACCGGTATGCAGGAGATCAAACTTAATAACTGCGAAAAAGCCCGGCGGTGGGAATGGGAGCGTATTCAGGCGAAACTGTTCAAAATCAACATTCAAAGTCTGGTCTTAGAGCAATATCAGGAAGTAGGGGCATCGTTCGTTACGCAACTAAAAAACATTCTGATTTCCTACGTCGCAGCAACGCTTGTTATCGACAATCAGATTACGCTCGGTGTCATGCTCAGCATCTCCTACATTATTGGGCAAATGAACGGTCCGCTCAGTCAGTTGATGACGTTTATGCGCAGTATTCAGGATGCTAAAATTAGTTTGGACCGACTGGGGGAAATCCATAATAAACCAGATGAGGAACTCGATGAAGAGCGGCTGCTGGGTCGTCCTTTTGCGCTGTCCCCCGGCGGACCGACGCTGGTACCGGAAGGGTATTTTGACGATGACCGAATTTCGGCCGCTTACGGGCATCCGAACCAAAATCGAGGCATTACCCTGCGGAACGTATCGTTTCGCTACGGTGGACCGAACTCAACACTGGTTTTGAAAACGATGAACCTGCACATTCCTGAAGGCAAGGTAACGGCCATTGTTGGCACGAGTGGAAGTGGTAAAACCACGTTGCTCAAACTGCTGCTAAAGTTTTACGCACCTATAGACGGAGAAATTTTGGTGAACAACCGAAGCCTGACCGATCTGTCGGCCCGCGACTGGCGGCAATCTTGTGGTACAGTGATGCAGGATGGCTATATTTTCTCCGATACGATTGCCCGCAACATTGCCGTCGACGGGCAGAAAATTAACGAAGCCCGCTTATGGGATTCCGTCCGTACGGCTAATTTACACGACTACCTGCGTAAAATTCCACTTGGCTTTACCACCAAAATTGGAAACTCTGGTGCAGGACTCAGTGGCGGGCAGCGGCAACGCATCTTCATTGCGCGGGCCGTCTATAAAAACCCGGCCTACCTATTTTTCGACGAAGCAACGAGTGCTCTCGATGCTAATAATGAACGGATCATCATGGAAAATTTAGACCGCTTTTTCGAAGGCAGAACGGTCATTGTTATCGCACACCGGCTTAGTACCGTTCGCAACGCCGACCAGATCGTGGTGCTTGAGCAGGGCGAAATACGGGAGGTTGGTAACCATGCGCAGTTGACGGCCCGGCGGGGCGCTTATTACGAATTAGTAAAGAATCAATTAGAATTAGCCCAGGAATAG
- a CDS encoding Radical SAM domain protein (PFAM: Radical SAM domain protein~KEGG: cvi:CV_0072 hypothetical protein), which translates to MNFKRSHYIVATDTIAGLIPKRVLLATRTARVLVINEALYQKLERESWDEMHDNDFDKLRQIEAIVPASEYELQLIIDRNKAAVADSRTLYHVIQPTAMCQLGCGYCGQRHTKDYIGGNAAERILERIESKFTLKPYNHVEIAWFGGEPLMAYAQIRELTPKIQDMATRHGCTYSAKLVTNGLSLKEPVFLELVRKYGIKTMEVTLDGTAEYHDARRHTKEGLSTFNLIFQNLVKIYNRPDFKDLGCSISIRCNVDERNNESVVPLIRLLADYNLQNKISYFYVAPIHSWGNDAHKLSLEKQTFADQEIDWLIEQFKQGFSPGLVPKLNPEVCLSVTPDSEVFDAFGNVFDCTEVPYVEAYENTQYLIGNVNNGLESLSSHRELLSFNDEILAGKYSCSSCPMLPVCGGGCPKSWRENIAACPTNKFNIKDKLLMHYARRKNGKEEFIALSAKS; encoded by the coding sequence ATGAACTTCAAACGCTCCCATTACATCGTTGCAACGGATACAATAGCAGGCCTCATTCCCAAACGAGTACTGCTGGCCACACGTACCGCCCGCGTACTAGTCATCAACGAAGCACTCTACCAAAAACTTGAGCGCGAGTCCTGGGATGAGATGCACGACAATGATTTTGACAAGTTACGTCAAATAGAAGCCATTGTGCCTGCTTCAGAATATGAACTCCAGTTGATTATTGACCGGAATAAGGCTGCGGTAGCCGATAGCCGAACACTCTATCACGTCATTCAGCCAACGGCTATGTGTCAGCTTGGGTGTGGCTACTGCGGTCAACGGCACACCAAGGACTATATTGGTGGCAACGCAGCCGAGCGGATTCTGGAACGTATCGAGAGTAAGTTCACCCTCAAGCCCTATAACCACGTTGAGATTGCCTGGTTTGGCGGGGAGCCACTTATGGCGTACGCGCAAATTCGTGAATTGACCCCAAAAATTCAGGATATGGCCACCCGGCACGGCTGTACGTACAGTGCCAAGCTGGTTACGAATGGGCTGAGTCTGAAGGAACCGGTTTTTCTGGAACTTGTCCGAAAGTACGGCATCAAGACTATGGAGGTTACTCTCGACGGTACAGCCGAGTACCACGATGCTCGTCGGCACACCAAGGAGGGATTGTCAACATTCAATCTGATTTTTCAGAACCTCGTCAAAATTTATAATCGTCCTGACTTTAAGGACCTGGGCTGTTCCATTTCAATTCGCTGTAATGTAGATGAGCGCAATAACGAAAGTGTGGTGCCCCTGATCCGGTTATTAGCTGACTACAATCTACAGAACAAAATTTCTTATTTCTACGTGGCTCCGATCCACTCCTGGGGCAACGATGCTCATAAACTCTCGCTCGAAAAGCAAACCTTTGCCGATCAAGAGATTGATTGGCTCATCGAGCAGTTTAAACAGGGTTTTTCGCCGGGACTCGTACCTAAATTAAATCCGGAGGTCTGCCTATCAGTCACGCCAGATTCCGAAGTGTTCGATGCATTTGGCAATGTATTCGACTGCACTGAGGTGCCCTATGTGGAGGCTTATGAAAATACCCAATACTTAATTGGTAACGTCAATAACGGGTTGGAGTCGCTGTCGTCGCACCGGGAGTTATTAAGCTTCAACGACGAAATCCTGGCAGGTAAATACTCATGTTCAAGCTGCCCTATGCTACCCGTTTGCGGAGGAGGTTGTCCTAAATCGTGGCGTGAGAACATAGCCGCCTGCCCAACCAACAAGTTCAATATCAAGGATAAACTGCTCATGCATTACGCAAGGCGGAAGAATGGTAAAGAGGAGTTTATTGCCCTGTCGGCCAAATCATAA
- a CDS encoding hypothetical protein (KEGG: hypothetical protein) — MKTSIVTTLRNADATLDYFIAYHLSIGFDHLFLFFDDPDDPGFARYEHNPAITVRRHDASLRRQWLRTRAASDYYVFADREVMARQVMNVDLALQMAQDAGIDWLLHIDADELFYTPNQSVSEHFTDLASQGICVARYLNHEAIPETDRIQNFFAEVSLFKRNRETLTQRQVNWLKSNLTKQTPYFSFYKNGKAAAVVSPNTYPDGVHEFESVKMPTLLTNGPYILHFPCCGFDHFLDKYRTLGWFPDRWFECGKAIEQIIPVHSWSRDVVQTGDMERIKAFYNQLFIHRFEHLKEAALQAGVFVRIKLPSLGQLSPAQPTEIVTVL; from the coding sequence ATGAAAACCTCGATTGTTACAACGTTGCGGAACGCAGATGCCACACTTGACTATTTTATCGCCTACCACCTTTCGATTGGATTCGATCACCTGTTCCTTTTTTTTGACGACCCCGATGATCCAGGCTTTGCCCGATATGAGCATAATCCAGCGATCACGGTCAGAAGACACGATGCCTCACTCCGCAGACAGTGGCTACGTACCCGGGCGGCTAGCGACTATTATGTCTTTGCAGATCGCGAAGTGATGGCTCGCCAGGTGATGAATGTTGATTTAGCGCTTCAAATGGCTCAGGACGCTGGCATTGACTGGCTACTCCACATCGACGCAGATGAACTGTTCTACACGCCAAATCAATCGGTATCCGAACACTTTACTGATCTGGCCTCACAAGGTATTTGTGTAGCTCGCTATTTGAATCATGAGGCTATTCCCGAAACCGACCGTATCCAGAATTTTTTCGCAGAGGTATCCTTGTTTAAGCGTAATAGAGAAACATTGACTCAGCGTCAGGTCAACTGGTTAAAGAGTAACTTAACTAAACAAACACCATATTTTAGCTTCTATAAGAATGGTAAGGCTGCCGCTGTTGTGAGTCCAAACACGTACCCTGATGGCGTACATGAATTTGAATCTGTCAAGATGCCGACATTGCTAACCAATGGCCCATACATTCTACACTTCCCCTGCTGTGGATTTGATCATTTTCTGGACAAGTATAGAACGCTGGGATGGTTTCCGGACAGGTGGTTTGAATGCGGCAAAGCTATTGAGCAAATAATCCCAGTTCATAGCTGGTCGCGGGATGTGGTGCAAACGGGTGATATGGAACGTATCAAGGCGTTTTATAATCAACTATTTATTCATCGGTTTGAACACCTGAAGGAGGCTGCCTTACAGGCTGGCGTTTTTGTACGGATTAAACTACCATCACTGGGCCAGCTGTCGCCTGCCCAACCGACCGAAATCGTTACTGTATTATGA
- a CDS encoding hypothetical protein (KEGG: sde:Sde_0743 sodium:galactoside symporter), translating to MKHLVFFLLTISVLFDISIQTAAGDTLPTGIESQPNDDTVRTFSVKTFDRVRITGPFVVTIMGGNSFSVKASGPSLDLGAMAISSQNGTLLVQYTPVKRSENPNIDHGVVTVRITLPILKKAEFMELTRFSIKGFNELEYLDLIASDMANGFAEVNARNLRFTVHQLSSLVVQGESDRLKAYLQGKSTLKSYGLKVHSAAITADGMSKAEVYASETLDVTATGMSNVAYKGSPTIRVDSDRGSLIKAEPIK from the coding sequence ATGAAACATTTGGTATTTTTTCTCTTAACAATAAGTGTACTCTTCGACATAAGTATACAAACAGCGGCTGGCGACACCTTACCAACAGGTATCGAAAGCCAACCAAATGACGATACCGTTCGCACCTTTTCAGTAAAAACGTTTGATAGAGTACGAATTACCGGTCCTTTTGTTGTGACGATCATGGGTGGCAATTCATTTTCCGTCAAGGCTTCAGGTCCCTCCCTGGATCTCGGCGCTATGGCTATCAGTAGCCAAAACGGCACATTACTCGTTCAGTACACACCGGTCAAGAGGAGTGAAAATCCAAACATTGATCATGGGGTTGTCACCGTGAGAATCACGCTGCCGATACTCAAAAAAGCTGAGTTCATGGAGTTAACCCGTTTTTCAATCAAGGGCTTTAATGAGCTGGAATATCTTGACTTGATAGCCAGCGACATGGCCAATGGATTTGCGGAAGTGAATGCCAGGAATCTGCGATTTACAGTGCATCAACTGTCATCACTTGTCGTCCAGGGTGAGTCAGACAGGCTAAAGGCTTATTTGCAAGGAAAGTCTACCTTGAAGAGCTATGGTCTAAAAGTTCACTCTGCGGCTATAACGGCGGATGGTATGAGTAAAGCAGAGGTATATGCTTCAGAGACATTGGATGTCACGGCTACTGGAATGAGCAATGTCGCATACAAAGGCAGCCCGACGATACGAGTGGATAGTGATAGAGGGAGCCTCATAAAAGCTGAACCTATTAAATGA
- a CDS encoding 2OG-Fe(II) oxygenase (PFAM: 2OG-Fe(II) oxygenase~SMART: Prolyl 4-hydroxylase alpha subunit~KEGG: prw:PsycPRwf_1859 procollagen-proline dioxygenase) — MQCPNVLALQQFVLAHCDSVNRTMVREAVVQAPRFPVVSLNDLKHILQSWHFNPFAFKATVEGLMRLKGPLLAHCIWPDRDRYFVVIRVIQEDEIHYFSPFRGEVREPITSFAKHWTGALLIAEPTAFVESALLRDTDDESIAAAVYKRECVQIHPHFFSADECAYIIQYAEEKTLFTRSQLEYDDNTVNESDTRTSYSAFLKDRQHPVFQAIYERVAASLKVDLNYIEPLQCVRYGEGQQFKPHFDSMSANHRLHTMLVYLNDDFVGGETYFPELNMNVHPKRGSALYFLNRDDNNLLLLNSVHAGLPIAQGMKYACNIWIRNQPIP, encoded by the coding sequence GTGCAGTGCCCCAATGTTCTGGCCTTACAGCAGTTTGTACTGGCGCATTGTGATTCTGTCAATCGTACCATGGTCCGGGAAGCAGTGGTACAAGCTCCCCGCTTTCCAGTAGTGTCGTTAAACGACCTAAAGCATATTCTGCAATCGTGGCACTTTAATCCCTTTGCCTTCAAAGCTACTGTCGAGGGGCTCATGCGGCTGAAAGGTCCTTTGCTCGCTCACTGTATCTGGCCGGACCGAGATCGGTATTTCGTGGTAATCCGGGTCATTCAGGAAGACGAGATTCACTATTTTTCGCCGTTTCGGGGTGAGGTCAGAGAGCCAATCACTTCGTTTGCAAAACACTGGACTGGGGCCTTATTAATAGCTGAGCCTACTGCATTCGTAGAGTCAGCCTTGCTGCGGGATACGGATGATGAGTCGATTGCCGCAGCTGTCTATAAGCGTGAATGCGTCCAGATTCATCCCCATTTTTTTTCGGCAGACGAGTGCGCCTATATCATTCAGTACGCCGAAGAAAAAACGTTGTTTACCCGCAGTCAGCTAGAATATGATGATAACACGGTTAATGAATCCGATACCCGAACCAGCTATTCTGCTTTTTTAAAAGACCGCCAACATCCCGTATTTCAAGCCATTTATGAGCGAGTGGCTGCGTCTCTAAAGGTTGATTTGAACTATATCGAGCCCCTACAGTGCGTACGATATGGAGAAGGCCAACAGTTCAAACCGCATTTTGACTCCATGTCGGCAAACCACCGGCTTCATACAATGCTGGTATACCTGAACGATGATTTTGTGGGTGGAGAAACATACTTCCCCGAACTAAATATGAATGTGCATCCCAAACGTGGAAGTGCGCTCTATTTTTTAAATCGGGACGACAACAACTTACTGTTACTTAACTCAGTACACGCAGGACTACCCATTGCGCAGGGAATGAAGTATGCCTGTAACATTTGGATTCGCAACCAACCAATTCCATAA
- a CDS encoding TonB-dependent receptor plug (PFAM: TonB-dependent receptor plug~KEGG: ccs:CCNA_00858 TonB-dependent receptor), translating to MKVGTHIWISFWLVLGMLNGVNAQSTVNGIVHDGKGKPVEFASVVLTLSTDSTQTKGMLTDTLGGFDLTGLRPGIYRLHISSVGFSSYDNPAIQLTDSTTQLGEIMLLDDAKLLQDVVVRGERPAVERSLGKLTLNVSNSFFKTAASAFEVLKRAPGLRIDPQGGITIKGSVTPIVYIDGKQLPLTAEELKNLPSEDIEQVEIMSNASAQYDGETRAVINIKLKRDKTLGLKGSSYMGVSVNRNYGGYELGGSATYKTKKFTYYGRAGYYEGNDFLREVGQRIVQTTSERSVFSSDAFTHWKNRPLSYQATIDYSITKNHLVGIMARGLTNSQNDLTDNTTRITTYPTGAATPPQIDLPTETRTTTLPTNLAVDLTYRGTLNSKGDQLSVNLDYAHYQTAKTQTLRTHYTGDLIASISFPSVLLGQFPSTISIQSLKADYTNVVDKTLKIDLGAKLSQTKSDNELIYDTLSVAGGLVRDPRRSNHFLYNEHIIAAYALVEKKLRKTSVEAALRVENTVAEGNSLTLDNVVKRNFIRWLPSLQVQHKFDEEHSLSFSYARKLRRPTFYELNPFQFYSSPFEYSEGNPFLLPATRSSTELAYTLKEITLTATYRVDRNLVAQMPIQNDITKVIRYTRTNLDKSQLVAFDVTAPLTIRKWWKTQHSVIAYYTRTTSVFDGGSFDNRAWSFILNGQHVFSLPHGYTLEWAYDYSAPSASQFYRSIAYGTVSFSLQKNVLKGAGSIQANFADAFNLYREKFYGIFQDVNVSTTQTRNIQQASVRFTYNFGRSTFSGRSRVSGSSDEENRAR from the coding sequence ATGAAAGTAGGAACGCATATCTGGATAAGTTTCTGGTTAGTGCTGGGCATGTTAAATGGGGTTAACGCTCAATCTACAGTAAACGGCATTGTACACGACGGTAAAGGCAAACCCGTTGAGTTTGCGAGTGTGGTGTTAACCCTCTCGACCGACTCAACACAAACGAAAGGAATGCTTACCGACACCTTGGGTGGGTTTGACCTAACAGGACTCAGGCCTGGTATCTATCGGCTTCACATTTCGTCGGTTGGTTTCAGCAGTTATGATAACCCGGCCATACAACTAACTGACTCGACCACCCAGCTAGGCGAAATTATGCTGCTTGACGATGCCAAACTGTTGCAGGATGTTGTGGTCAGGGGCGAACGACCGGCCGTTGAGCGCAGCTTGGGAAAACTGACGCTTAACGTCTCAAACTCCTTCTTCAAAACGGCGGCTTCGGCTTTTGAGGTACTCAAACGGGCTCCCGGCTTACGGATTGATCCACAGGGAGGTATTACCATAAAGGGGTCAGTTACACCCATAGTGTATATTGATGGCAAACAACTACCGCTTACGGCCGAAGAGTTGAAAAACCTGCCCTCCGAAGATATTGAGCAGGTAGAGATTATGAGTAATGCCTCGGCCCAGTATGATGGAGAAACCCGGGCAGTAATCAACATTAAGCTAAAACGCGACAAAACGCTCGGTCTCAAAGGCAGTTCATACATGGGCGTTTCCGTAAACCGGAATTACGGGGGTTACGAACTTGGCGGAAGTGCTACTTACAAAACAAAGAAGTTTACTTACTATGGACGTGCCGGATATTATGAAGGCAATGATTTCCTGCGCGAAGTGGGTCAGCGAATTGTGCAAACGACTTCCGAACGCAGCGTGTTCAGCAGCGATGCCTTCACGCATTGGAAAAACCGCCCGCTGTCTTACCAGGCTACCATTGATTATTCGATTACGAAGAACCATCTGGTCGGAATCATGGCGCGTGGCCTGACAAATTCCCAGAATGACCTAACCGACAATACGACCCGAATAACGACTTACCCAACGGGCGCAGCCACACCCCCTCAAATAGACCTGCCCACCGAGACACGGACGACTACGCTGCCTACCAATCTGGCTGTCGATCTAACTTATCGGGGTACGCTCAATTCCAAGGGTGATCAGCTTTCTGTTAACCTCGATTATGCTCACTATCAGACTGCAAAAACACAGACCCTACGCACCCACTATACCGGCGACCTGATAGCCTCTATCTCGTTCCCCTCCGTGCTGCTAGGCCAGTTTCCATCAACCATTAGCATTCAATCTCTAAAGGCAGATTATACGAACGTAGTTGATAAGACCCTGAAAATAGACCTCGGAGCTAAACTAAGTCAGACGAAAAGCGATAATGAACTGATCTACGACACGCTGTCAGTAGCAGGAGGGTTAGTGCGCGATCCTCGTCGCAGCAATCATTTTTTGTACAATGAGCACATCATCGCTGCTTATGCGCTGGTCGAAAAGAAACTTAGAAAAACCAGCGTTGAAGCGGCTTTGCGCGTTGAGAATACCGTTGCCGAAGGCAATTCATTGACGCTCGATAATGTGGTGAAACGGAATTTTATCCGATGGCTGCCTAGCCTGCAGGTTCAACACAAGTTCGACGAGGAGCATAGTCTTTCCTTCTCCTACGCCCGCAAACTCCGGCGTCCTACGTTCTACGAATTAAACCCCTTTCAGTTTTATAGCAGCCCTTTTGAGTATTCAGAAGGTAATCCGTTTTTACTACCTGCCACCCGTAGTTCGACCGAACTGGCCTATACGCTAAAAGAAATCACCCTAACGGCCACCTACCGGGTCGACCGGAATCTAGTTGCCCAGATGCCCATTCAGAACGACATAACGAAGGTAATTCGCTACACGCGCACGAATCTGGACAAAAGCCAATTAGTGGCATTTGACGTGACGGCTCCGCTGACGATCAGGAAATGGTGGAAGACGCAGCATAGTGTCATTGCCTATTATACCCGAACTACGTCCGTATTCGATGGAGGCAGTTTCGACAACCGGGCCTGGAGTTTTATTTTAAATGGCCAGCATGTATTCTCGCTGCCACACGGCTACACCCTCGAATGGGCTTACGATTATAGTGCCCCCAGCGCTAGCCAATTTTACCGTTCTATTGCCTACGGTACGGTGTCGTTCAGTTTGCAGAAGAACGTGCTGAAAGGTGCTGGGTCGATTCAGGCCAACTTTGCCGATGCCTTTAATCTATATCGGGAAAAATTTTATGGAATTTTTCAGGATGTAAACGTATCAACTACCCAGACGCGAAACATACAACAGGCATCTGTTCGGTTTACATACAACTTCGGGCGATCCACATTTTCAGGTAGGAGCCGGGTATCAGGAAGTTCAGACGAAGAAAATCGTGCACGCTAA